A genomic window from Helicobacter pylori includes:
- a CDS encoding ABC transporter permease codes for MLSFIIKRILWAIPTLFGVSVIVFMMVHLVPGDPALVILGEKANQAAIDALREQFGLNKPLIEQYFFFINNVLHGNFGTSIMTGEPVMHEFLQRFPATVELALIALFMALVLGISVGVLAAIKRYSVFDYSSMTFALAGISMPVFWLGLMLIYIFSVQLGWLPVFGRLSDVYYLDGPTGFYLIDSLIARDYGAFVDTIKHLILPSIVLATVSTAVIARMTRASMAEVSKEDYVRTAKAKGCSSFRVIFVHTLRNALIPVTTIAGLMLAGLLGGSMITETVFSWPGIGKWIVNALNQRDFPIIQSMSLIIAMMYIGANLLVDILYAFIDPRIRLS; via the coding sequence ATGCTGAGTTTTATCATCAAGCGCATTTTGTGGGCGATCCCCACGCTGTTTGGAGTGAGTGTTATTGTGTTTATGATGGTGCATTTAGTGCCAGGAGATCCGGCGTTAGTGATTTTAGGCGAAAAGGCCAATCAAGCCGCTATTGACGCTTTAAGGGAGCAATTTGGCTTGAACAAGCCTTTAATAGAGCAGTATTTTTTCTTTATCAATAATGTGTTGCATGGCAATTTTGGCACTTCTATCATGACGGGCGAGCCTGTGATGCATGAGTTTTTGCAACGCTTCCCGGCTACGGTGGAATTGGCTTTGATCGCTTTATTTATGGCTCTTGTTTTGGGTATTAGCGTTGGGGTGTTAGCAGCGATCAAACGATATAGCGTTTTTGATTATTCCAGCATGACTTTCGCTTTAGCCGGGATTTCTATGCCGGTGTTTTGGCTAGGGCTTATGCTGATTTATATCTTTAGCGTGCAATTAGGGTGGTTGCCTGTTTTTGGGCGTTTGAGCGATGTGTATTATTTAGATGGCCCTACAGGCTTTTACTTGATAGACAGCTTGATTGCAAGAGATTATGGGGCGTTTGTGGATACGATCAAACACTTGATTTTACCTAGTATTGTGTTAGCCACGGTTTCTACCGCCGTGATTGCGAGAATGACTCGCGCGAGCATGGCAGAAGTGTCTAAAGAAGATTATGTGCGCACCGCTAAAGCCAAAGGGTGCAGTTCCTTTAGGGTGATTTTTGTGCATACTTTGCGTAACGCTTTAATCCCTGTAACGACTATAGCGGGCTTGATGTTAGCCGGGCTTTTAGGGGGGAGCATGATAACAGAAACGGTTTTCTCATGGCCTGGGATTGGCAAGTGGATCGTCAATGCACTCAACCAGCGCGATTTCCCTATCATTCAGTCCATGTCTTTGATCATTGCCATGATGTATATTGGGGCTAATCTCTTAGTGGATATTTTATACGCTTTTATTGATCCCAGAATAAGGTTGTCATGA
- a CDS encoding ABC transporter permease — translation MESFREFIQQFKKNKAAVVGAWIVLLLVVCAIFAPLLAPHDPYVQNAQDRLLKPIWEHGGNAKYLLGTDDLGRDILSRLIYGARISLTIGIVSMGIAVFFGTILGLIAGYFGGKTDAIIMRIMDIMFALPSILLIVIVVAVLGPSLTNAMLAIGFVGIPGFARLVRSSVLGEKEKEYVIASKINGSSHLRLMCKVIFPNCIIPLIVQTTMGFASTVLEAAALSFLGLGAQPPKPEWGAMLMNSMQYIATAPWMLVFPGVMIFLTVMSFNLVGDGIMDALDPKRAS, via the coding sequence ATGGAATCCTTTAGAGAGTTTATCCAACAATTTAAGAAAAATAAGGCGGCGGTAGTAGGGGCATGGATTGTGCTTTTATTGGTGGTTTGCGCGATTTTTGCACCTCTTTTGGCCCCGCATGATCCTTATGTGCAAAACGCGCAAGATCGCCTTTTAAAACCCATATGGGAGCATGGAGGGAATGCAAAATACCTTTTAGGCACTGATGATTTGGGGCGCGATATTTTGAGCCGCTTGATCTATGGGGCTAGGATTTCTTTAACCATAGGGATTGTTTCTATGGGGATTGCGGTGTTTTTTGGCACGATATTAGGGCTAATAGCGGGGTATTTTGGGGGGAAAACGGATGCAATTATCATGCGTATCATGGATATAATGTTCGCTTTGCCCTCTATTTTATTGATTGTGATTGTGGTCGCTGTGTTAGGGCCTTCACTCACGAATGCGATGCTTGCGATTGGGTTTGTAGGCATTCCTGGATTTGCACGATTGGTGCGCAGTTCTGTGCTAGGCGAAAAAGAAAAAGAATACGTGATCGCTTCTAAAATCAATGGCTCTTCGCACCTTCGCTTGATGTGTAAGGTGATTTTCCCTAATTGCATTATCCCTTTGATCGTGCAAACGACGATGGGGTTTGCTTCCACGGTTTTAGAAGCCGCCGCACTGAGCTTTTTAGGTCTTGGGGCCCAACCTCCCAAGCCTGAATGGGGAGCGATGTTGATGAACTCCATGCAATATATCGCTACCGCTCCTTGGATGCTTGTTTTCCCTGGGGTGATGATCTTTTTAACGGTTATGAGTTTTAATCTGGTGGGCGATGGCATCATGGACGCTTTAGATCCTAAACGCGCCTCTTAA